The genomic interval CTGGCGGAAGCGGCCCTGCTTACCCTTCAGTGTGTCAGAAAGCGACTTGAGCGGCCGGTTGTTGGCGCCGCGCAGAACGCGTCCACGGCGGCCATTGTCGAACAATGCATCTACGGCTTCCTGCAGCATGCGCTTTTCGTTGCGCACGATCACTTCAGGAGCGTGCAAGTCCATCAACTTCTTAAGACGGTTATTACGATTGATGACTCGGCGATACAGGTCATTCAGGTCGGAGGTCGCGAAGCGGCCGCCATCCAAAGGAACCAAGGGCCGGAGCTCCGGTGGAATCACCGGAATCACGTCCAGAATCATCCACTGCGGTTTGTTACCGCTCTTGCGGAAAGCCTCGACAACCTTGAGCCGCTTGGCATATTTCAGCCGCTTCTGCATCGAGGTTTCGTGCTTCATCTTCTCGCGCAGTTCGCCGGAGAGGTCATCCACATCAACCCGCTTCAGAAGCTCCTTGATGGCCTCGGCGCCCATCATGGCTTTGAAGCCGGTGGCGCGGAATTGCTGGTCGGTTTCGCGGAACTTGGCCTCGTCCTTGATGATCTCGCGGTCTTTCACCGGCGCATCGCCAGTGTCCACTACCACATAGGCCTCGAAATAAAGCACTGACTCGAGGTCGCGCAGAGAAATGTCCAGCAGGTGACCGATCCGGCTTGGGAGGCCCTTAAAGAACCACACGTGCGAGCAGGGAGACGCCAGCTCAATGTGGCCTAAGCGCTCGCGCCGTACTTTCGAGAGAGTGACTTCCACTCCGCACTTGTCGCAGATCACCCCGCGGTGCTTCATGCGCTTGTACTTGCCGCACAAGCATTCCCAGTCTGTCACCGGGCCGAAGATGCGGGCGCAGAACAGCCCATCGCGTTCCGGCTTGAAAGTGCGGTAATTGATGGTCTCCGGCTTTGTCACTTCACCGTGCGACCAGCTGCGGATCTTCTCCGGCGAAGCAACGCTGATGCGGATAGCATCGAAATCGGCAATGGGACTTGCTAAGTCAAATGGACTTGAGCGATACAAGGTGTTCCTCCGGTTCTGGCGGCGCTACGTCGCCGCTTGACGGCTCCTCAGAAGCAGTTGCCAGTCTCAGTTCCCGACTGACCCATATCGGCTTTGGCGTGCGAGAGCGCGTACACCAAAGTCATTTTCTAATCTTGTGTGGGCTCGGCTCCCAGTCTCAGCTCCTCAGAACTGAGACCGGGACTGAGCACCAGTTAATCGGCGGCAGCGCTGACCACTTGTTTCCTCTCCGCGACTTTGATCAGTTCTACGTCGAGGCACAGCGACTGCAACTCGCGAATCAGTACGTTGAACGACTCGGGAACGCCGGGCTCGATGGCCGCCTCGCCCTTGACGATGGCCTCATAGATCTTGGTGCGGCCGTAAACGTCGTCGGACTTGGCAGTCAGCAGCTCCTGCAATATGAATGCTGCGCCATAAGCTTCCAACGCCCAGACTTCCATTTCTCCGAAGCGCTGTCCGCCGAACTGCGCCTTGCCGCCCAGCGGCTGCTGGGTGATGAGCGAGTACGGTCCGATGGAGCGCGCGTGGATTTTGTCGTCCACCAAGTGTGAAAGTTTGAGCATGTAGATATATCCGACAGTGACGGGCTGCTCGAACTTCTCACCAGTAATGCCGTCATACAGTTCAGTTTTGCCTGATAGCGGCAAGCCTGCCTGTTCGAGCAAGGATTTGATCTCCGTCTCGCGAGAGCCATCGAATACTGGCGACGCGAAGAACGTCCCTTCGGTCATGCCCTTGGCGGCGGCTTGCAGGGTTTCGTCGTCCCACTCCGCAACCCGCTCTTCAAGCGGAGTTCCCTTGAAGATGGCCTTCAATTCGCGCTTCAGCGATTCCTCACGTGAATTGGCGGCCAGCAACTCGCTGACCTTCTTTCCGAGTTCATGACCTGCCCAGCCAAGGTGGGTTTCAAGGATCTGTCCCACGTTCATACGGCTGGGAACGCCAAGCGGATTGAGCACGATCTCCATCGGCGTACCGTCGGCCAAGTAAGGCATGTCCTCATCGGGGAGGATGCGTGCGATCACACCCTTGTTCCCGTGACGACCAGCCATCTTGTCGCCGACGCTCAGTTTGCGTTTCATGGCGATGTAAACCTTCACCAGCTTGATCACGCCTGGCGGCAGCTCATCGCCTTTTTGTAGCTTCTCTTCCTTCTCGCGCACGATCTTTTTCAAGACGTCGATCTGGCGTGAAGTCATCTCTTCGATTTCGTCTATCTGTTCGTTGACTCGCGGGTCCTTGTCCGCATACTTAATGCGCTTCAGGTTGCGAGTGGAGATGCGCTCGATAGCGTCGCGGTCCAGGATGACGCCTTTGGTGAGCAGGCGCTTGTTGGTTCGCTCATCGTGCAGGTCGGCCAGGACTTCTTTATTGCCCAGAAGATTTTCCAGGCGCTTCAGACGCTCGTCAGTGAGAATGCGGATTTCATCTGACAAGTTCTTCTCGAGTTTGGCGATCTGCTGCGCTTCAATTGCCTTCGCCCGCTCGTCCTTCTCCTGACCCTTGCGGGAGAAGATCTTGATGTCCACCACCGTGCCCTCAATTCCAGGAGGGCAGGTCAGCGAAGCGTCACGCACGTCGCCGGCTTTTTCACCGAAGATCGCGCGCAGCAACTTCTCTTCTGGCGTGAGTTGGGTTTCACCCTTGGGCGTGACCTTGCCGACGAGAATGTCGCCAGCTTTAACGGTGGCGCCGATACGGATAATTCCGCTTTCGTCCAGATCGCGCAGCGCGGTTTCGCTGACATTCGGGATGTCGCGGGTGATCTCTTCTGGTCCCAGTTTGGTGTCGCGGGCCTCGATCTCAAATTCTTCAATATGGACCGAGGTGTAGTAGTCGTCCTTGACCATTTTCTCGGAGACCAGGATTGCGTCTTCGAAGTTGTAGCCGCGCCACGGCATGAACGCCACCAGGACGTTCCGGCCCAGCGCCAGCTCGCCATGGTCGGTGCATGGTCCATCGGCAATCACCTGCCCTTTGACCACGCGTTCGCCCTTTAGGACGATCGGTTTCTGGTTAATGCAAGTGTTCTGGTTCGAGCGCTTGAACTTGGTGAGCTGGTAAATGTCGCTGCCCACCTCACGCGAGAGCTGGGTAGGATGGTGCTCACCCTCCACGCGCACAATGATGCGCTCCGAATCCACCGAATCAATGATGCCATTGCGTCTTGCCAGCACTACCGCGCCCGAGTCCCGCGCCGTAACGCCTTCCATGCCCGTGCCTACCAACGGAGCCTGTGCACGCAGCAGCGGAACTGATTGCCGCTGCATGTTGGCACCCATCAGAGCGCGGTTGGCATCGTCGTGCTCCAGGAAGGGCACCAGCGACGCTGCCACCGATACAAGTTGTTTCGGACTCACGTCGATGTAATCGACTTCCTCTCGGCTGACCAGCACGAAGTTCCCGGCCTTCCTGGCGTTGACCAGGTCAGGCACGACCTTTCCGCGGTCATCAAGTTCGACGTTCGCCTGTGCGATGACGTGACGGTCCTCCTCCCAGGCAGAGAGGTAGAACGAGAAGGGTTCAACATCGGCAGGGCGTTTGCGCCGCTCTTTCAAATCAGCGTTCGCCTTCTCGACTTCGTGCTTCTCCAGGTGATCGCCGACGTGATAATCGCTATCGCCGGCATTGAGGATAGTGACGAAATCCAGCACACGCCCATTGCGTACACGCCGATACGGCGATTCGATGAACCCGTAATCGTTGATCCGTGCATAGCAGCTCAGGGACGAGATCAGACCGATGTTGGGACCTTCCGGGGTCTCAATCGGACAGATACGCCCGTAGTGGGTGGGGTGGACGTCGCGGACTTCGAATCCGGCACGCTCACGCGAGAGACCGCCCGGCCCAAGCGCGGAAAGACGCCGCTTGTGCGTAATCTCAGAGAGCGGGTTGGTCTGGTCCATAAACTGCGAGAGCTGCGATGATCCGAAGAACTCGCGGATGGCCGCCATTACCGGCTTGGCATTCACCAAGTCGTGGGGCATGGCGGTAGACATCTCCTGGTACACGCTCATCTTTTCCTTGATGGCGCGTTCCATACGGACTAAACCGATGCGGAATTGGTTTTCCAGCAGTTCGCCGACAGCGCGAACGCGCCGGTTTCCCAGGTGATCGATATCGTCAACCGTGCCGATATTCTTGCGCAGCTTCAGCAGGTACCGAATGGTTCCGTAAAAATCTTCCGGCTCCAGAGTGCGGTTATCCAGGCTGCTGGCGTCGCCACGCTCGAAGAGCTTGATGTTGAATTTCAGGCGGCCTACGCGC from Terriglobales bacterium carries:
- the rpoB gene encoding DNA-directed RNA polymerase subunit beta, translated to MPTKNNALRYRFDFSKIPTTIQIPNLIEVQKRSYDRFLQMDRLPSERDDTGLQAVFQSVFPISDFRDVSKLEFVDYAIGNWECKCGHLKGLHHLRSTCKNCGFTIVTDPFHPGDVLCQKCGTYNANTPDFCNKCGDPVGLQLKYDVSECEERGMTYSAPLKVTMRLTIFEKDAETGNKSIRDIKEQEVFFGDVPLMTNNGTFIVNGTERVIVSQLHRSPGVFFETANNRSYFLGKIIPYRGSWVEFEYDQKNILYVRIDRKRKFLGTIFLRALGLRSSEDILRTFYTVDRIVVRDKKLLWTLEPGIERPTNLLGLKLTHKISKGSEEIAHAGRKITPAIMKEIQKSKISEIEVDVADLEGAYAASDIVDTTTGEVLLEANNEITSDKLSKILDSGGVVELHVFFPERDDVGTVISQTLRRDSVKTPQEALIEIYRKLRPGDPPTLDTATALFHGMFFDPRKYDFSRVGRLKFNIKLFERGDASSLDNRTLEPEDFYGTIRYLLKLRKNIGTVDDIDHLGNRRVRAVGELLENQFRIGLVRMERAIKEKMSVYQEMSTAMPHDLVNAKPVMAAIREFFGSSQLSQFMDQTNPLSEITHKRRLSALGPGGLSRERAGFEVRDVHPTHYGRICPIETPEGPNIGLISSLSCYARINDYGFIESPYRRVRNGRVLDFVTILNAGDSDYHVGDHLEKHEVEKANADLKERRKRPADVEPFSFYLSAWEEDRHVIAQANVELDDRGKVVPDLVNARKAGNFVLVSREEVDYIDVSPKQLVSVAASLVPFLEHDDANRALMGANMQRQSVPLLRAQAPLVGTGMEGVTARDSGAVVLARRNGIIDSVDSERIIVRVEGEHHPTQLSREVGSDIYQLTKFKRSNQNTCINQKPIVLKGERVVKGQVIADGPCTDHGELALGRNVLVAFMPWRGYNFEDAILVSEKMVKDDYYTSVHIEEFEIEARDTKLGPEEITRDIPNVSETALRDLDESGIIRIGATVKAGDILVGKVTPKGETQLTPEEKLLRAIFGEKAGDVRDASLTCPPGIEGTVVDIKIFSRKGQEKDERAKAIEAQQIAKLEKNLSDEIRILTDERLKRLENLLGNKEVLADLHDERTNKRLLTKGVILDRDAIERISTRNLKRIKYADKDPRVNEQIDEIEEMTSRQIDVLKKIVREKEEKLQKGDELPPGVIKLVKVYIAMKRKLSVGDKMAGRHGNKGVIARILPDEDMPYLADGTPMEIVLNPLGVPSRMNVGQILETHLGWAGHELGKKVSELLAANSREESLKRELKAIFKGTPLEERVAEWDDETLQAAAKGMTEGTFFASPVFDGSRETEIKSLLEQAGLPLSGKTELYDGITGEKFEQPVTVGYIYMLKLSHLVDDKIHARSIGPYSLITQQPLGGKAQFGGQRFGEMEVWALEAYGAAFILQELLTAKSDDVYGRTKIYEAIVKGEAAIEPGVPESFNVLIRELQSLCLDVELIKVAERKQVVSAAAD